DNA sequence from the Siniperca chuatsi isolate FFG_IHB_CAS linkage group LG3, ASM2008510v1, whole genome shotgun sequence genome:
GAAGACAGACGCAGGGGTGACAATAGATCCTGTTGTGGAGCAGAGTGCCCTCCAGCAACAAACTGCCTATTTTTACTCCCATTGAGTCTAGAAAAGGTTAAGaccaaaagaccaaaaccaagtCTGTCTCTCAAAACTTTCCaatttcctgtctgtggctgtcAGCCCAAAAGCCAATTAGTTTGACTGAAGAATCTTAAAAACAGACcaacaaatatatagttttatttttttttttaaaaaggctcagtcatGTCCTAAAACAGCGGGGCACTGTAgcttttagcaaatgttagtcaAACAGGGCTAAAtcgtgcatttgttggggactactttcagccgtggattaatacacatttggtgagTATTTTCGGCACCCAAAAGGTGTATGTGGAAtagactcaaaataaactacagtgcccatgttcaccgtaatgaaggaacatgtcattTAGTGCAACAGTGTAGCTCtttggtgtttttaaaagtttttgggcaacaatggagctctatggcacagatgagttatatcaggctttggctacatagacaatacttgttaattgttggtttgggtctttttcTTTGCTGAGAATACGGGAAATGTAGCAATATCACCCTTATACTTCGACAGTCGTACAGTATACCTTAACACACACTTGATTTCCCAGAAACTTGACTTGGATGGTTTGTTTTGCCCAAACCTCCTAATTAATCCTTTAACCTCTTTCattcttccttccctccctaGTTTTTCCCTAAAACTTGCTTTAAAGTTatagacagacaaaaagacttTGACATTGTAGGACAGCTTTCTAATAACTTccaaaaaaaggaacatttatGTAACTGTAATTTCTGAGGAACGTTTCTGCCAAGGACTTTATTTGTGTAGACAcatttgtgtgttcacatttatttataatgtgGCCttgagaggttttttttttttacttgttgcACAGCAGGTTAGCTGAACGTGTAAAAATATATGGGCGTATATTGCAAGAATCAGACAAAAGATCCGCACACTGTACTAATAGCTCCCAGCAAAATCTCTGTCAGTTTATTAAGATTTTAGCAGCAACTGTGCTCTTCAGTTTTTTACAACTACTACGCAGATCATTTCCaaattaatgaatgcagacttaACCAATGTGCTGTCACAGAAGAAGCTTACTTTACTGCAAATGAGTATCCAGTTTCCTACAAAAGAAACTTCCCAagaagttatttttaaaaatttgttaAATAGGTTTTACCATGTTCTGTATCTGCATGTTCTCACACTTCACTCAAGCTCTATAAAACTGAAACAAGACACCATGTTTTTACGGctacatttattaattattatttgcattttctcaaCATTTAACCAGACATATTTGAAATCTTTGGAAGCATTGAGATCTTTATGACAATTCAAATAAAGTGCCGTGGATTTGAACATCGAGCAGCACAATATTTGTAAGTGCCATGTTGCTTTTGGGAGATAAAAGTCTTGCCGGTTTACGTAACTGTAGATAAAACAGAGTAAAGTAAACTAATGCCAGCTTATAGTGTGCTGTTGCATGTATATAACGTGTCAATCATGAAAGcaattttgatgattttaaGTCTCACCGATTAAGTCCTGCACTTCACCAGATTTTACTGACCTTTACAGACATCTGTAACTCTGTaaatatgtgcatgtgcttctGTTTATATGTGCATGCTGagcattaatgtgtgtttgtgtgttagcgtgtgtatgtgtgtgttatcaggACACCCTGACTCCCCTGGCCTGCCTGTCATCAGTATCCAGGCTTCTGTGTTGATTTTAGGACTAAAGATCAATAGCGGCAATATGTCAGCTCTCAAGAGCCTGACAATGAATTACACACGCTTTTAGGCACACAagcacatggacacacacacacacacacacacacacacacatggatttGTCTTATATGTGAAATTCATCATTATAATTTGAGAGTATATAGCAAAATCATTCCAGCTACAGTGGATAAATTGTTTCAGAAACCAACTTtttgaaatgataaataattttTAGTAGGTAACAGTTTGTTTATAGGTTAAAGATTAGGAGGCTGTTCTACATATGTAagaaattaacacacacatacaaaactaTTTGAAATTAGTACATCTAAGAACAGTAGTTAAGCAGCTTGTACAAACTTAGAATTTCATATAAATATTGTTTCATATGGGATTAATGATTATCAGTACCTTAGCAGACATGATGGGTAATGCATACTTACAGAATAAATTCAGTTTACAAGAAAAATTTGACACCTTCAGTTACAGCGTGTAAGGGCTTGTGCAGCTGTAAAGCATCCCAGTGAATCAGACAGATAGGCTACATCTTGTAATgttgttaaacaaaacaaatatggccTGTGACATGCCCTACTGACATGTCCTGCACTTTGTGCACCCACCATACACCCCAACCACCTCCCTATGACGTGGGATACATAAATGTAGCACTTCCTATACTAGAAAAAACATTGCCAAGGAATATAATGTAGACAGCATTTACATTTCTCCACAAAACATAATTGGCACAACAAATTAGCAGTATAGAAACGTAATTTTTAGGGGACATGGTTGCCCCAGTGTGTGCTGGTTAGGCTCCAGCGCCTGAACGGGATGAGCAGTTTGGATACAACAAATACTGAGGAGGCACAATTTATCAGCTGACCACAGATATTTTATTGAGACAAACCAATTCTTAGGCTTTTGTCACATTTACCCACCTACTGAAAATAGCACTGAAAGGCTCTCAAAAgtcacagattttaaaaaactgcaaAGCAAAACACTAAATTATAAGTCCACAGTGTCAATTAAACAGTTTCTATTCTCAGTCTCAGGTGTTTTAATAGCTGTTCTCAAGCTTTGCCAGAACCTGGGGATCTGGTTGTCATCATCAGGCCACTCCAGGTAAGTCCTGGAGTTCATGACTCTCCACAGCTTACAGAACTTTTTGGGGATGGTCTCTTTGTCAATGGGCTCCAACAGAATCAGCACCACTGCGTCGTCATTTTGGTCAAACAATCTAAAATGGGTGTAATCCAGTTCGTACTTGCACCATTCACTCCTGACAAAATGCTGAGAAAGGACAAACAGAGTTTTGTGACTCTTCTCGATGGCGTCCATGATGTTGTCCAATATCCAGCCACAAAGTCTCTCTTGTGGAGGCAGAGTTGGAGAGGAGGCTCGGCCTGCTCGAGCTCCGGGACCAAATGTGCTTCCACCCAACCAGAGTCCATTTCACTGTAGGACACAAAGGCGTCATACTCGAGCTCTCCCTTTTTTAACTTTGGCTTCCTCTTAGCTCTCAGCCAGACCCAGGTCATCATGATATACCACACAATGCTGAATTTGTGACACAAACCTAAGATGAGCAGAAACACTCCCAGGATGCCTAAGCAGAGTAAAGTAAAAGCTAAAGCTATGTGGCACTCAAACACTGTCAACCTCACGTCTACcacactctctcctctcacGGTATCAGGGGAGTCACAGATATACGACTTGAATCCATCTCCAATTGTGACGCGATGAGTCGTCGAGTCACCTGTCATGAACGCTACAAAGTCACATGAACAGACATACATGTTAGCACCAGCCTCCAGACGCTTCAGATTATTATAATCGTTTAGATTATTACTGCTGAACGTGTGTAAGTCGTTGTTTTGAATGGAGAGAAATGCGAGACCAGGGTATAAACCCCCACCTGGCAAACTACTGAGCTTGTTTCCAGAGATGTATAACTCTGTGAGAAAAGATAGTTCGATGTTGAACACAGTCAAGGCATTGTCTGATAGATCGAGGATGTGTAAATTTATCGGCAAACAAGTGGTCACTTTTGTTAAATGCGCTGATGAAAGGTTTAAGAATTGGAGACTTGGCGGCCAGTAACAAGTCTCAGGCATTCTATGAAACATATTTCCACTCATGTCAATGTTTTCAAGCTTATCTAGTTTGGTGAAGAGCTGGCTGTTGATTGACTGCAGGTAATTCCTGCTGATATTGATGGTTTTCAGACTCAAAAAAACACCTTTGCCCTCGCACATCATTTGGCTAAGGGCCAGATCACTAAAAATGTTGTCACTGATGTCCACATACTCCAGCTTTGAGAGATCGGCAGATAATTCACAAGGAATGGCTAACAACTTGCAGTTTAGCACAGACAAACGCACCACGTTCAGCAGACGTTGCAGGAATAAGAGAGCTGGGAAACTATAGAACTCATCTCACTAGACATCAATGTTTTTGAGGACAACAGTCTCCAAATGGTCCATGGATTGGGGATATGTAATGTCACTCAAATGAATGAAGAAGAATTTTGTATCTTCAAGTGCAAACATATTTATAATCGAGTTTGACAGCAGTTTTAGAAATGCTAAACAAGCTGTAActgtaatgttattattttttaaaataacacgTGTTGTTCCACCGTTGAAGGCCACTTTAAATGGGATCATTTGATTCTTTGTGATGAACCATGTGTCAGTGAATGTCAGGGTTGTGTCTGGGTGTACGACATCAGACAGTATAGCTCCTACAAGTGATTGATTTCTCTGAAACGGACCATTCAGACCTAGTGTTACATATTTAATTGGCCCAATTTGTCTCAAACTTCCTTCTGTGTAGAAATGCAGATTCTGTCCATCAAAAATAATCGCTTCAAGACCACTGAGGCCAGAAAAGTCACTTTTTTTGACAGACTGAAGGTATGGTCCTCCAAAATGTAGGGTTTTTAATCTCTTCAGTGGCTGGAAAAGATTGCCTTGACCCAACGTGTTATATCTGTTCCCCAAAAGATTCAAGTACTGAAGAGAAAAAAGGTTCTTAAACCATCCAGCAGACAACGTATCTAGTCTGTTTAAGGACAAGTCCAATTTCTCCAAATTACTCAGTGGGACAAATGCTTGCTCCTGGATTGTTTTGATTCTGTTGTTATTCATGATCAAAGACTGTAAACTGGCATATGCAACAAAGTCATTTTTCCTTATTGTCCCCAGTCTGTTGAATGAGAGATCGAGTTCAGTGATGAGCTTTGAAGGGGCTGCAGGGACTTTCGTCAGGTTTTCTCTCGAGCAGTTACAGGATGTTTGTTCACAGCTGTGACACTGTGGTACGGAGAGTGACAAGCTTTGATGCATTAGCAGGACAAACATGAGAAATGTCAGGATTCTCATCTTAGTccctataaaacaaaaaagaaaaccatcAGGCCTTTTCTTTACAGTTCATACAGTTGTTGGTTGTGACTAATAAGCTGACGTACACATGATCAAACTACCTTTGATGATTTATCAAACTACCTCTACGTCATCTgagataaatattaaaaaatgcaaatgaacctTGGGAATAAAACAGATGCTGTCTGACTTCCTTCCCAAAGGCATTTTGGGTAATTATACCACAGAGAAGCCATGATATttctgggaaatacacttgCATTCATCATTCTGTTCACTAAAACATGGGTTTTttatcacagcagacattttgacttgtcacagcaggaaaagcacaggtgtaactaacaACATTAATGTTGGCTGTTCAAGTGTCCCACtgagtcatgacagtgtgacagcgaGTCAGCATGCACAAAACTAAAACCTGAATGGAATCATTAATCagattttcactttttctactgtgacaagtcaagATGTCTTCCCGGCAAAAGGCCTCTCATGGAGTTTGGAGTGTGTGACCTTATTATGTCCTTTTTCAGTGTTTAAGGGATAATACTCGACATGTTGTATGGTCCACTTGTACTGTATGGCCAGATTCACGCAAACATTACACAAATTTAATTTGTGTAGTTCTCAATGGCAAgatatttatctattttattgttataaatGACACAAGCCCCAAGTTCTTCAGCTAAGCCTCAATGAGGATGTCCTTACCTACAGTTCAATACTGgcattaaatttaaaatggtaAACACCAGCATCATAGGTGTCCGGTTAAAATCAATTCATAaattgataaattaaaaaaacaattatatgatttaaatttgtatttaatacTTAATGCTACTCAGTATTTCTACTGTATTTTGTTGATTCTATAtctaaatgatgaattaatgtgAATTTCAAATGGAACTGCATATGCtaaaaaaagtcattaaaaaaacttttaaaatgcatattttgaacacattttaaatgaactgtTCATTATCTataatgaaacactgaaaaagacTATAATTACGCGAGCAGCACACGCCGCACTCAGTAAAGCAACAAAGCATGACAGAGTACTGAAAATAAAgtagtaaacaaaataaaataccttGATGAATCTCGCTGTCTTATGAAATTTCTTGTGTCTTCGGCAGTCATGGCAGGACAGAAAAATGATTTATACATTTGATATCACTTCTCTAGTTTGCAAATTATTTCCTGATGTCTTATACATTCTGCCACATTAGGTAGTAgagtgacagaaataaaataaccatTTCCTGGCAGAGCTTTGGGATTACATAGTCTCACGAACAACACTTAGGTTGTTGGTTCGTTTGGTTTTACAGTTCAGTAGAGAGCTGACAGAACCAAAAACAGCAGGAAGTGCTTAAGGCGGATTAGcatctgtgagagagagatgcctCTTTCCTGTCAGGTTGCTACATGACTAATGGTCactcttttatcttttatttgaaCTAAATATTTATTCTCAAACACTTAGCGAAAAGGACGAAAACATTagtgtgaatgtttttgtattgtagCTGAGAGACAAACGAACCAGCCTCACCTATCAAGCTAGATTCATCAGTTAGACTCTTAACTGCTTGATAATTCAATAGCTCAGCCAGCAAACT
Encoded proteins:
- the LOC122874079 gene encoding LOW QUALITY PROTEIN: toll-like receptor 2 (The sequence of the model RefSeq protein was modified relative to this genomic sequence to represent the inferred CDS: inserted 1 base in 1 codon), encoding MMCEGKGVFLSLKTINISRNYLQSINSQLFTKLDKLENIDMSGNMFHRMPETCYWPPSLQFLNLSSAHLTKVTTCLPINLHILDLSDNALTVFNIELSFLTELYISGNKLSSLPGGGLYPGLAFLSIQNNDLHTFSSNNLNDYNNLKRLEAGANMYVCSCDFVAFMTGDSTTHRVTIGDGFKSYICDSPDTVRGESVVDVRLTVFECHIALAFTLLCLGILGVFLLILGLCHKFSIVWYIMMTWVWLRAKRKPKLKKGELEYDAFVSYSEMDSGWVEAHLVPELEQAEPPLQLCLHKRDFVAGXLDNIMDAIEKSHKTLFVLSQHFVRSEWCKYELDYTHFRLFDQNDDAVVLILLEPIDKETIPKKFCKLWRVMNSRTYLEWPDDDNQIPRFWQSLRTAIKTPETENRNCLIDTVDL
- the LOC122874080 gene encoding toll-like receptor 2 type-1, whose translation is MRILTFLMFVLLMHQSLSLSVPQCHSCEQTSCNCSRENLTKVPAAPSKLITELDLSFNRLGTIRKNDFVAYASLQSLIMNNNRIKTIQEQAFVPLSNLEKLDLSLNRLDTLSAGWFKNLFSLQYLNLLGNRYNTLGQGNLFQPLKRLKTLHFGGPYLQSVKKSDFSGLSGLEAIIFDGQNLHFYTEGSLRQIGPIKYVTLGLNGPFQRNQSLVGAILSDVVHPDTTLTFTDTWFITKNQMIPFKVAFNGGTTRVILKNNNITVTACLAFLKLLSNSIINMFALEDTKFFFIHLSDITYPQSMDHLETVVLKNIDV